A region of the Bombus affinis isolate iyBomAffi1 chromosome 7, iyBomAffi1.2, whole genome shotgun sequence genome:
TATGCGTAacataaataaatctaaaaatataatatatagtatagtaatatatagtatagatatagtatatgatTCCATTCTTTAATAAGATTCTGTTCAGAATAGTTCATTAAGTAAGGTAAGACAGGCTAGTAATAATAAGAAGTAACTAATTTTGTATTTAAGTAGTTATTTTAGTTTAATATTtgttaaacaattaatttatattggagtatttcaatatttatcaaaatagTCTTTATTCTTCAAATCATAAGTAAATCAAAATAGTACAGACAAGACACATGTGTAATTGTATTCCAAACATAGGAAGATGTTACATTGAAAGCAGGTTTTTGTTCCCAAATATGCTGGCAAGGATTTTTAACTATATATGGCAGTATGTACTGACATAAATCGTTTGAGACTACATGGTGTTTAGAGTCAAGGAGATCAAGATCGAAGTGGAAAAATCCTTATCTTACATTGTCTTAAGACCACTTATATTATCTGCTACGTATAattgtatttatagatattacGCTTGACATTATGAAGAACAAAagataatacatacatacatatatatatatatatatattaattataaaatattttctattagaagtaaaataaaaaaaagtgaaGGAAGAAATTAAAATCAAGATTATTGTTTTCCTTTGTAGAGAGTTAAAAGAGAACAACATAGCTAGCTTGGAGCCTgatgtattattacatttaacTAAATTAAAGGAATTGTGAGTAACTTCTATAAGTacctttaatttaaaatattatttcaatcacaaatatattttgaaacacgaatgttttattaattgcaattaatattttgtttgaTAATTATTTTAGAGACCTTAGCGCCAACAAATTTGGAGACAATTTTACGATCATTCTACCAGAAGATACACATTTGCAAGggcttaaaataaataaaaatcaattAACAGAGGTACCAGATATGTTTTTTGTTAAAAACATAACACACCTTGCCTTGTGAGTATATCAACTAGATACTATTGTATAGTGTATACATAAAATTAGTATTTTTAACatagaagaaaataatattctGTTTTTGTAGGGCTCATAATTCTATCACTGATATAAATGGAACTGCATTACTTACTCTGCAGCTACTTCAAAATTTGGATATGAGTGGAAATAAAATAAGTGTTATTCGGAATGGGTCCTTTCTTGCTCCTAATTGCCTTACACATTTGTATGTATTGGTTACTATTCATTTGTGTAACTTATGATACGTTGTTGTTTCATAACGATAATCACGAAAACTTtcgtattttctattttcttacaGAAATTTGAACATGAATCAAATAAGGATAATTGAAAACGGAAGTTTAGATAATCTAACTTCGTTGGAAGAATTACGTTTGAATAAAAATCACTTGACGCAGCTGAAAGATCTCTTTAcgaatttgaaaaaattgcGTATATTGTAAGAAATTTTTTCATATGATCTTTTATCgtttattattacttgtgtTTAGGATGATGATAAAAGTACGATATTCCTTTTgtagagaaataaataaaaacgaatTACAAACGATCCAAGGACTTAGTCTAACAggtttaaaaaatttgaaagaattACGTTTGAAGAGAAACAAGATTGAAACGTTACATGATGGTGCATTCTGGCCACTCGAAAATTTGACGATCCTGCAACTTGACTTTAACATGTTAACCGTGGTGAGAAAAGGAGGCCTTTTCGGATTAGAGCATTTACAAAAGTTAACGTTGTCGCACAATCGAATAAGCACCATTGAAATACAAGCATGGGATAGATGCAAAGAAATTGTAGAGTTGTTAGTAATATTTTCATCccgtaatacatataatatacaataagaCATTCTGGAATTTATAATGTTAATTAACACACAGTATATTCGATTATAATCGAGAATTTGATTGCAGGGATCTATCGCATAACGAAATGAAGAGCATTGAACGAgacacttttgaatttttggaaaaattagaaaagcTCAAACTGGATCACAATCAAATTACCTATATTTCGGATGGTGCATTTGCTTCAACTCCTAATTTGCAGATATTGTacgtatagtatagtataacaTAATACACTGTAATGATATAAAACCTTGTGAAACTTTCAATAACTATCCTTTATTAAAGGGAACtaaacttcaataaaatttCGTACATGGTGGAAGATATCAACGGTGCCTTTGATCCACTTGGACAACTATGGAAACTAGGATTGGCGCACAATAGAATAAAGTCGGTAAACAAAAATGCATTTACCGGACTAAGTAGCGTAACTGAACTAGATTTAAGCGGAAACAATGTAACGAGTATTCAGGAAAATGCATTCGTTTCAATGACTAGCCTAACGAAACTGAGAATGAATACAAGTAAGTACGAATGTGAAACGTGTTCTTTTATGATACGATTTAAATCGAAACGAGGTACTCTAAGTATTCGCACGCAATTATCATGTTTTCTTTACATGCACAGGAGCTTTAGTTTGTGACTGTGGGCTGCAATGGTTAAGTATGTGGTTACGTGAGCACAGTTACAGTGACGCGGAAGTTTATTGCGGGTTTCCACATTGGCTACAAGGAATGTCGTTGACTCAGCTTCATCATAAGAATTTTACATGCGGTTGGTATATTAGAATTCATACGTAACTTTACCATAAACTAGTAACTATTAACGAGATTTTGTGTGATATTTAGATGAATATCCAAAGCCAAGGATTATTGAAGAACCTAAAAGTCAAATGGGCATTAAAGGAGATAACGTGACGCTAGTTTGCCGAGCAACGAGTACTGCCAGTGCGCCACTACATTTTACCTGGAAGCATGATAACGTTGAAATGGATGATGTTAATCTGCAAATAAACACCGATTCTGTGGAAAACGGTGTAACACAGGCATCTTCCATTTTACATTTTACTAATGTTACACACGCGAATGCTGGGAAATATCAGTGTATGGTAACTAACACATACGGAACGACATATTCCACAAAAGCAAAAATAAGCATTTTAAGTAAGTTTTCATTTTAAATAAGTTAAGTAAGTTCCTAATATGAAACTGTCAAATGTAAGTATAAAATGTCATCCTCGTTGTAGTTTATCCATCTTTTTCGAAAATTCCGCACGATATACGTGTAATCGCTGGAAGCACTGCTCGACTGGAGTGTTCCGCGGATGGGCATCCATCGCCGCAAATAGCGTGGCAAAAAGATGGTGGTAACGACTTTCCAGCGGCAAGAGAGAGAAGAATGCACATGATGCCTACTGACGATGTACTATTCATCGTCGACGTGAAAACGGCGGATAGTGGCATTTACTCGTGCACTGCGCAAAATCTTGCTGGTTTAATCGTCGCGAATGCTACTCTTACGATATTGGGTAAGTGGCATGTGCTTTTACACAATACAGTTACAATTACTTAATGTAGGCGAAATTATGATATCTAATTTTTTCTTCCGAAAGAAACGCCATCATTCGTAAAACCAATGGAAAACAAAGAAGTAACAATGGGTAGTTCGATCGTATTAGAGTGCATGGCAAGCGGTATGCCCAGACCAAAGTTATCATGGCGTAAGAATGGAAATCCTCTGCAGGCGACCGAGCGACATTTCTTTACAGCTGAAGACCAACTACTGATAATCGTCGACACTAAAATTAGCGACGCTGGTAGTTATGAATGTGAAATGAGCAATTCGTTGGGTAGTGTCGTTGGTGCATCTATCCTTACAGTGAAACCAGGTAAGAGATCTTCAGTGAATTACatctttctttcaaatttggaataaaatctaataaaaaaatattttacgtgtcGCAGCTCCGGCATCAACTCCTAATCCGTCGGTAAACGAGGATGATATACTAGGTTTGATAATAATCACCGTTGTATGTTGCGCTGTTGGTACATCGGTAGTATGGGTGGTTATAATCTATCAAACTAGAAGACAGTTGAATGCTGTTGCTCAGACTAGAAATTCACAACCGTCGTCAGCTATAGCAGCTACGGTAGCGGACACGCAAACACATATATATCTGGAAACGAGTTCTCAGCATAGTAAAGACAGCGGTACAGGAGACAGTACCAACCCTAGTAACGATCAGTTACAATTATGTTTACCCGGTACGCACAAATATTTTTGTCACTCGTTCCGTTTCACCTTTCATTTTATTCTCGTCTTCTGTTCCTTTTTATCTTGAAATTTGACTATTTCTATTTGTAGAAGAGATCGTTACATGTTCAGTGAACAATGAGGAAGAAACAAGTGCAGTGGTGAATGTAGGAGCACCTTTGTTACGATACACGAATCATGAACGACAGGTCCTGGAGAACAAAGACTGCGCCGTTTAAAAAacagaaatttcaaatatgttttCATCGTGATCGGTTCGTCGCAGTCCGTGCATAAACGTTCTTCTTTACCATGTGCAAAAGAACGATTGAAAAATCGCAAGCGATCGAACGTTGTTTCAACTGTTTGACAACAAACTATTTGCTACAGCAAATGTGCAATTTGTCAATCCTCGTGTGTCATGAACATTAATGTCGTGGTGTACGATAGGGGTATAAGAGACAAGGATCCCGATCATTGtcgtatttattataaaaacgtTTGTCAAAAGAACGATACGTAAACTAGAAAGTACTAATGAcgtaaaatttgtaaatatttaagaGTAAGGACTCATCGTAATTAGTGTGTAACTGAGTGCCGTCAAGAGAAGGGTAAAATAATAAGAGTATGTTGACACTGGGAATTACCGTAACCCGCAAAAGCCACTTATATCATAAACCAGTCTTTTGtgatagatatttatttttaggATTACTTAATTACTATTAGATAATGTTTGTATTTATAGTGCCCCATGACGTCAGTTTGTCTtaaacgaaaaagaagaaaaagaaaaaaaaacagatgaGATGAGAAAGAGAAACGTACATACGTACACAAGTCCACGCACACGTATTTTACATATACAACAAACGCGTTAattgtgtatacatatatacgtacgaGCGAACGGGTATGCGTGTACAATTGTTACGCACCAAAGTGCTGATATGTAGACACTTCATGATTTGTCTtcctctttattttttattcatagCTAATGGTTACGTCGCACCTAGATAAACACTTTGATACAATTTAATCCGATAACGATTGCTCATCACCGATAGATATCAATACCAGTTTTCTAGTATCTGCCTGTGTATTATCATCGCTTAAAGTCAACGATTTTCCTTTAGTATTTAATTTACTAAAATTTAT
Encoded here:
- the LOC126918734 gene encoding leucine-rich repeats and immunoglobulin-like domains protein 3, which produces MYNYEINFKRNDTTVHTMSNSEQVFLQHRLVWRYKWMVVTLSVLLIIPSNFTKADRISYDSTKGNQCPVECSCLGNVVDCSSLQLIGAPSGLPPWTEILELKENNIASLEPDVLLHLTKLKELDLSANKFGDNFTIILPEDTHLQGLKINKNQLTEVPDMFFVKNITHLALAHNSITDINGTALLTLQLLQNLDMSGNKISVIRNGSFLAPNCLTHLNLNMNQIRIIENGSLDNLTSLEELRLNKNHLTQLKDLFTNLKKLRILEINKNELQTIQGLSLTGLKNLKELRLKRNKIETLHDGAFWPLENLTILQLDFNMLTVVRKGGLFGLEHLQKLTLSHNRISTIEIQAWDRCKEIVELDLSHNEMKSIERDTFEFLEKLEKLKLDHNQITYISDGAFASTPNLQILELNFNKISYMVEDINGAFDPLGQLWKLGLAHNRIKSVNKNAFTGLSSVTELDLSGNNVTSIQENAFVSMTSLTKLRMNTRALVCDCGLQWLSMWLREHSYSDAEVYCGFPHWLQGMSLTQLHHKNFTCDEYPKPRIIEEPKSQMGIKGDNVTLVCRATSTASAPLHFTWKHDNVEMDDVNLQINTDSVENGVTQASSILHFTNVTHANAGKYQCMVTNTYGTTYSTKAKISILIYPSFSKIPHDIRVIAGSTARLECSADGHPSPQIAWQKDGGNDFPAARERRMHMMPTDDVLFIVDVKTADSGIYSCTAQNLAGLIVANATLTILETPSFVKPMENKEVTMGSSIVLECMASGMPRPKLSWRKNGNPLQATERHFFTAEDQLLIIVDTKISDAGSYECEMSNSLGSVVGASILTVKPAPASTPNPSVNEDDILGLIIITVVCCAVGTSVVWVVIIYQTRRQLNAVAQTRNSQPSSAIAATVADTQTHIYLETSSQHSKDSGTGDSTNPSNDQLQLCLPEEIVTCSVNNEEETSAVVNVGAPLLRYTNHERQVLENKDCAV